Proteins co-encoded in one Kribbella qitaiheensis genomic window:
- a CDS encoding ATP-binding protein, with protein sequence MSDGFPFTAVVGMEGLQLALILAAVSPAIGGVLIRGEKGTAKSTAVRALTEILPAVEVVTGCRFSCDPDHPAADCPDGPHQVGPHELSVEIGLENGGERSLRPARLVELPVGATEDRVLGSLHLERALSEGVTAYEPGLLAAAHRGLLYVDEVNLLHDHLVDVLLDAAAMGRATVERDGVSITHPARFVLVGTMNPEEGELRPQLLDRFGLTVDVVASRDPAVRVEVMRARLTYEADPTAYVARFANAQRELAERIVKAQSLLTDVILTDAALRQIAEICASFDVDGMRADLVTARTAVAHAAWSGRTVVEVEDVRAAAKLALPHRKRRNPFDAPGLDDEQLEQAINNSTPPEPDPDDDPEGGPNGGPEGSPSGGPDNGPGNGGPDGGPDDRGPGGQGARCRGVRGRSVGSRRGPGLRARRDDPAERDAQGGPGRTDPDRSGRGKLRALQGSPPERPSRRRRRGRSPLPRDHRSRPRCRRPSKSRSRTRPPAPARHDPLSSTPPTRPW encoded by the coding sequence TTGTCGGATGGCTTTCCGTTCACCGCGGTCGTCGGGATGGAGGGGCTGCAGCTCGCGCTGATCCTCGCCGCGGTGTCGCCGGCGATCGGTGGGGTGCTGATCCGCGGCGAGAAGGGGACGGCGAAGTCGACCGCGGTCCGGGCGCTCACCGAGATCCTGCCCGCCGTCGAGGTGGTGACGGGCTGCCGCTTCTCCTGCGACCCGGACCACCCGGCTGCCGACTGTCCCGACGGCCCGCACCAGGTCGGCCCCCACGAGCTCAGCGTCGAGATCGGCCTCGAGAACGGCGGAGAGCGCTCCCTGCGTCCCGCCCGCCTGGTCGAGCTTCCGGTGGGAGCGACGGAGGACCGCGTACTCGGCTCCCTGCATCTCGAGCGAGCGCTCTCCGAAGGCGTCACGGCGTACGAGCCGGGGCTGCTCGCCGCCGCGCACCGCGGACTCCTGTATGTCGACGAGGTCAACCTGCTGCACGACCACCTGGTCGACGTACTCCTGGACGCGGCGGCGATGGGCCGCGCGACGGTCGAACGGGACGGCGTCTCCATCACCCACCCGGCGCGATTCGTCCTCGTCGGCACCATGAACCCCGAAGAAGGCGAGCTCCGCCCGCAGCTGCTCGACCGCTTCGGCCTGACCGTCGACGTCGTCGCGAGCCGCGACCCCGCCGTCCGCGTCGAGGTGATGCGCGCGCGGCTGACCTATGAGGCCGATCCGACCGCGTACGTCGCCCGGTTCGCCAACGCCCAGCGCGAACTCGCCGAGCGGATCGTCAAAGCACAGAGCCTGCTGACGGACGTGATCCTGACCGACGCCGCGCTCCGCCAGATCGCCGAGATCTGCGCGTCGTTCGACGTCGACGGGATGCGCGCAGACCTCGTGACCGCCCGTACTGCGGTCGCGCACGCCGCCTGGTCGGGGCGCACGGTGGTCGAGGTGGAGGACGTACGAGCCGCAGCCAAGCTCGCCCTGCCCCACCGCAAACGTCGCAACCCGTTCGACGCCCCCGGTCTCGACGACGAGCAGCTCGAGCAGGCGATCAACAACAGCACCCCACCCGAACCCGACCCGGACGACGACCCCGAAGGCGGCCCGAACGGCGGCCCCGAGGGCAGCCCGAGCGGTGGCCCGGACAACGGCCCGGGCAACGGCGGCCCAGATGGCGGCCCGGATGATCGAGGCCCCGGAGGGCAAGGCGCCCGATGCCGCGGCGTCCGAGGACGATCCGTCGGCTCTCGACGCGGACCAGGTCTCCGAGCGCGACGCGACGACCCCGCCGAACGCGACGCCCAAGGCGGGCCAGGCCGGACCGACCCCGACCGGTCAGGTCGAGGCAAGCTCCGAGCCCTACAAGGCTCGCCTCCTGAGCGTCCAAGCCGCAGGCGCCGGCGTGGCCGGTCGCCGCTCCCGCGCGATCACCGAAGTCGGCCGCGTTGTCGGCGACCGAGCAAGAGTCGGTCGCGAACCAGGCCGCCCGCACCTGCTCGCCACGATCCGCTCAGCAGCACCCCACCAACACGCCCGTGGTAG
- a CDS encoding VWA domain-containing protein: MGTKRRMGEVKTAIVSLLLDAYQRRDKVGLVTFSGAAATVALPPTGSVETAVRRLESLPTGGRTPLAEGLLQAADVLRIAAIRDPRRRPLLVLVTDGRATQGEKAFARAKQAAGWLAMQGIASVVVDCEPRRGVRLGLAAELATDLGAEYLDLGEVAAGNLVRAVTDRSAA, translated from the coding sequence ATGGGCACGAAGAGGCGGATGGGCGAGGTGAAGACCGCGATCGTCTCTCTCCTCCTCGACGCCTACCAGCGACGCGACAAGGTCGGCCTGGTCACCTTCTCCGGTGCCGCCGCCACGGTCGCCCTGCCGCCGACCGGCAGCGTCGAGACCGCAGTACGGCGGCTGGAATCCCTTCCGACCGGTGGTCGCACCCCGCTCGCCGAAGGGCTTCTGCAGGCAGCCGACGTACTACGAATCGCCGCGATTCGGGATCCGCGGCGCCGGCCGTTGCTGGTGCTGGTCACGGACGGCCGCGCCACGCAAGGTGAGAAGGCGTTCGCGAGAGCGAAGCAGGCAGCCGGTTGGCTGGCGATGCAAGGGATCGCGAGCGTCGTGGTGGACTGCGAACCGCGTCGCGGCGTACGGCTCGGACTGGCCGCCGAGCTGGCGACCGACCTCGGCGCGGAGTACCTGGATCTGGGTGAAGTTGCTGCGGGCAACCTTGTTCGCGCCGTCACGGATCGGAGCGCCGCCTGA
- the cobO gene encoding cob(I)yrinic acid a,c-diamide adenosyltransferase: protein MPQGQPSVVPKDGLTTRQRRNRPLLMVHTGEMKGKSTAAFGMALRGWNQGWNIGVFQFVKSAKWKVGEEEAFKALGQLHEATGQGGPVEWHKMGEGWSWSRKAGTEEDHAADALEGWREIQRRIEAETHDLYVLDEFTYPMKWGWVDVDEVVETLTKRPGHQYVVITGRNADQRLIDAADLVTEMTKLKHPMDTGQKGQKGIEW, encoded by the coding sequence ATGCCACAAGGACAACCGAGCGTCGTACCGAAGGACGGTCTGACCACCCGGCAGCGCCGGAACCGGCCATTGCTGATGGTGCACACCGGTGAGATGAAGGGGAAGTCGACCGCGGCGTTCGGGATGGCGCTGCGCGGCTGGAACCAGGGCTGGAACATCGGCGTCTTCCAGTTCGTCAAGAGCGCGAAGTGGAAGGTCGGCGAGGAAGAGGCGTTCAAGGCGCTCGGACAGTTGCACGAGGCAACGGGTCAGGGCGGCCCGGTCGAGTGGCACAAGATGGGCGAGGGCTGGAGCTGGTCGCGCAAGGCCGGTACCGAGGAGGACCATGCCGCCGACGCGCTCGAAGGCTGGCGTGAGATCCAGCGCCGGATCGAGGCCGAGACGCACGATCTCTATGTGCTGGACGAGTTCACCTACCCGATGAAGTGGGGCTGGGTGGACGTCGACGAGGTGGTCGAGACGCTGACCAAGCGGCCGGGTCACCAGTACGTGGTGATCACCGGCCGCAACGCCGACCAGCGCCTGATCGACGCGGCCGACCTGGTCACCGAGATGACCAAACTCAAACACCCGATGGACACCGGCCAGAAAGGCCAGAAGGGCATCGAGTGGTGA
- a CDS encoding cobyrinate a,c-diamide synthase, with the protein MSIPRVVVAAPSSGAGKTTVAVGLMAALRLAGHRVAGFKVGPDYIDPGFHAVATGRPGRNLDPMLSGEERVAPLFAHGAAGADLAVVEGVMGLYDGALGTEGYASTAHVSKLLRAPIVLVVDASAAGRSVGAVVAGFVSFDTGVRIVGVILNKVGSDRHEAEVRAGVAPTGVPVLGVLRRDTRLTVPSRHLGLIPADEQREQAVTAVEAAAELVRQGVDLEAFVAAAKAASELDVEAWDPAAEVSPAEEGRPVIAMAGGPVFSFRYTETAELLTAAGAEVVTFDPLHEPLPEATSALYLGGGFPELHAEALSDNAELRKQVATEIAAGLPVVAECAGLLYLCRELDGHQLTGVLPATARMTSRLTLGYRTAIAATTTAIFDEGRRVRGHEFHRTTVEYDSDVDSAWYLPGGVQEGVARPKIHASYLHLHWTATPDVPARFVAAARVYAGLEK; encoded by the coding sequence GTGAGCATCCCGCGGGTTGTTGTTGCTGCGCCTTCGTCGGGGGCGGGGAAGACGACGGTCGCGGTTGGGTTGATGGCTGCCCTGCGGCTTGCCGGTCATCGGGTTGCTGGGTTCAAGGTCGGGCCGGACTACATCGACCCCGGGTTCCACGCGGTCGCGACCGGTCGGCCGGGCCGCAACCTCGACCCGATGCTGTCCGGCGAGGAACGGGTCGCCCCACTGTTCGCCCACGGCGCCGCCGGTGCGGATCTCGCCGTCGTCGAAGGCGTGATGGGCCTCTACGACGGCGCGCTCGGCACCGAGGGATACGCCTCCACCGCACACGTCTCCAAGTTGCTCAGGGCACCGATCGTGCTCGTGGTCGACGCCTCCGCGGCCGGCCGCAGCGTCGGCGCGGTCGTCGCCGGATTCGTCTCCTTCGACACCGGCGTCCGGATCGTCGGCGTGATCCTCAACAAGGTCGGCTCGGACCGCCACGAGGCCGAGGTCCGTGCCGGCGTCGCGCCCACCGGCGTACCGGTCCTCGGCGTACTCCGCCGAGACACCCGCCTGACCGTCCCCAGCCGCCATCTCGGCCTGATCCCCGCCGACGAACAACGCGAGCAGGCGGTCACCGCGGTGGAAGCCGCCGCCGAACTCGTACGGCAGGGCGTCGACCTGGAAGCCTTCGTGGCAGCCGCGAAGGCCGCGTCCGAGCTGGACGTCGAGGCCTGGGACCCGGCCGCCGAGGTCAGCCCGGCGGAGGAGGGCCGACCGGTGATCGCGATGGCGGGCGGCCCCGTGTTCTCCTTCCGATACACCGAGACCGCCGAACTGCTGACCGCCGCCGGTGCCGAGGTCGTCACCTTCGACCCGCTCCACGAGCCGTTGCCAGAGGCAACTTCAGCCCTGTACCTCGGCGGCGGATTCCCGGAGCTGCATGCCGAGGCACTCTCGGACAACGCCGAACTCCGCAAGCAGGTCGCGACCGAGATCGCCGCCGGACTGCCCGTCGTCGCGGAGTGCGCCGGCCTGCTCTACCTGTGCCGTGAACTCGACGGTCACCAGCTGACCGGCGTCCTGCCCGCGACGGCTCGTATGACGAGTCGCCTGACACTTGGCTACCGTACGGCGATCGCAGCGACCACGACGGCCATCTTCGACGAGGGGCGACGCGTTCGCGGGCACGAGTTCCACCGCACGACGGTCGAGTACGACAGCGACGTCGACAGCGCCTGGTATCTGCCCGGCGGCGTCCAGGAAGGTGTTGCCCGTCCGAAGATCCACGCGTCCTACCTGCACCTGCACTGGACGGCCACTCCGGACGTGCCTGCCAGGTTCGTGGCAGCCGCTCGCGTCTATGCGGGGTTGGAGAAATGA
- the bluB gene encoding 5,6-dimethylbenzimidazole synthase gives MSLLLGIGLRSGTSYRELRDLVETALAGLDPRDVVQVVTVDGKEAEPGLQRLVASLGAELFTAPALELSQQPVPTPSEQVERLTGTPSVAEAAVILSGAELVVRKQRSARATVAIGRLPEPTEDHTAAPGYPLAERETVHRVLAERRDVRRGFIDQPIADDVLTRVLESAHRAPSVGLSQPWDFVLIRDIATRRKVHDLATAQRDAFAASLPADRRSKFDGLKIEAILDTPLNIAVTCDPGRGGRHVLGRHADPRTTWFSAAIAIQNLWLAARAEGLGVGWVSFFEPGEVAAVLDLPAQVELVGYLCVGHVEEFAAAPELVRSGWAARRPLSWAVHQEAWGRRGLPGEPPSQVIVQDAVRAEGVAKHVGAQVVHLVVVDAVQPELLERPEVLVVQVGAEKPAADFGVLWRPARSADEAVELGVEVARDLVLQGVGEIHVEVVADSEVSQSLARGVRLGGLACGITCVDEPGGVRDSSA, from the coding sequence ATGAGTCTGCTGCTGGGGATCGGCCTACGCTCCGGTACGTCGTACCGCGAGCTCCGGGACCTCGTGGAGACCGCCTTAGCCGGTCTGGACCCGCGCGACGTCGTACAGGTGGTCACTGTCGACGGCAAGGAAGCAGAACCGGGGCTGCAGCGACTAGTGGCCTCACTGGGCGCCGAGTTGTTCACTGCACCCGCACTGGAGCTGTCCCAACAACCAGTACCGACGCCTAGCGAGCAGGTAGAGCGCCTAACCGGTACTCCGAGCGTCGCCGAGGCCGCCGTGATCCTGAGCGGCGCGGAACTTGTAGTACGCAAGCAGCGCTCGGCACGAGCCACAGTCGCCATCGGGAGACTGCCCGAGCCGACCGAGGATCACACAGCGGCGCCCGGGTATCCACTGGCTGAGCGGGAGACCGTGCATCGGGTGCTGGCCGAGCGGCGGGATGTACGCCGAGGATTCATCGACCAGCCGATCGCCGATGACGTCCTCACCCGTGTGCTCGAGTCGGCGCATCGGGCGCCGAGCGTGGGGCTGAGCCAGCCGTGGGATTTCGTCCTGATCCGAGACATCGCGACCCGGCGCAAGGTGCACGACCTTGCGACCGCTCAGCGGGATGCGTTCGCGGCGTCGCTGCCTGCTGACCGCCGGAGCAAGTTCGACGGACTGAAGATCGAGGCGATCCTCGACACTCCTTTGAACATCGCCGTGACCTGCGACCCCGGCCGAGGTGGCCGGCACGTACTGGGACGTCACGCAGACCCACGAACGACCTGGTTCTCGGCGGCGATCGCAATCCAGAACCTGTGGCTGGCTGCTCGCGCCGAAGGCCTCGGTGTCGGCTGGGTGTCGTTCTTCGAGCCCGGTGAGGTCGCCGCCGTACTGGATCTGCCCGCGCAGGTAGAGCTGGTCGGGTACCTGTGTGTTGGTCATGTAGAGGAGTTCGCCGCCGCGCCCGAGCTGGTGCGGAGCGGTTGGGCTGCCCGCCGACCGCTGTCCTGGGCCGTACACCAAGAGGCGTGGGGAAGACGTGGTCTGCCGGGTGAGCCGCCCTCGCAGGTGATCGTGCAAGACGCAGTACGGGCTGAGGGTGTAGCAAAGCATGTCGGTGCGCAGGTGGTGCACCTGGTTGTGGTTGATGCGGTGCAGCCGGAGTTGCTGGAGCGGCCGGAGGTTCTCGTAGTACAGGTGGGTGCGGAGAAGCCTGCTGCGGACTTCGGAGTGCTCTGGCGACCAGCGCGTTCAGCGGACGAGGCAGTGGAGCTCGGTGTCGAGGTGGCACGGGACCTGGTTCTGCAGGGCGTGGGGGAGATCCACGTAGAGGTAGTAGCCGACTCCGAGGTGTCGCAGAGCCTTGCGCGAGGCGTACGGCTGGGTGGGCTCGCTTGCGGCATCACATGCGTAGATGAGCCGGGCGGGGTGCGAGACTCCTCCGCATGA
- a CDS encoding LolA family protein, which produces MPVTAVALVAGVGALGPVVADASPDLPGITAQDLLAKVQTAKVDGLSGMVTSSTDLGLPAIPGLGGDSSKFTDLLTGKHTARVAFAGPDKARVSVIDDMAERTLTTDGKTAWVYDSSKREATKLALPAHPAKPEVAPEKQTYDPQAVAKQFLGAIDPSTKVEVSGTEKVAGRDAYKLRLVPKTDKTTVGSVTLAIDSKTWVPLQVTVMPRTGKDPAVQLGFSAVSFDVPAASTFAFTPPKGVKVTEEKLPAARHTEPKGLPKPNGTKPDTGKSDADKPTVVGKGWESVVVLRGAKLPADAGPLGQLLAKARTVQGTWGSGKILTTKMVSALITDDGRVFIGLVSPDTLQAAAAKAPR; this is translated from the coding sequence GTGCCGGTCACGGCAGTCGCGCTGGTGGCAGGCGTGGGGGCGCTGGGGCCGGTGGTCGCGGATGCCTCTCCGGATCTGCCTGGGATCACGGCGCAGGACCTGCTCGCCAAAGTGCAGACGGCCAAGGTCGACGGGCTGTCCGGCATGGTGACGTCCTCGACGGATCTCGGTCTGCCCGCGATTCCAGGGCTCGGCGGCGACAGCTCCAAGTTCACTGACCTGCTGACCGGCAAGCACACCGCCCGGGTCGCCTTCGCCGGTCCGGACAAGGCCCGGGTCTCGGTGATCGACGACATGGCCGAGCGGACGCTGACCACGGACGGTAAGACCGCCTGGGTGTACGACTCGTCCAAGCGTGAGGCCACCAAGCTGGCTCTGCCCGCGCACCCGGCAAAGCCCGAGGTCGCGCCGGAGAAGCAGACGTACGACCCGCAGGCCGTCGCCAAGCAGTTCCTGGGTGCCATCGACCCGTCCACCAAGGTGGAGGTCAGCGGCACCGAGAAAGTGGCCGGCCGCGACGCCTACAAGCTCCGCCTGGTCCCGAAGACCGACAAGACGACCGTGGGTTCGGTGACGCTGGCGATCGACTCGAAGACCTGGGTCCCGCTCCAGGTGACCGTGATGCCGCGGACCGGCAAGGACCCCGCGGTCCAGCTCGGCTTCTCGGCGGTGTCGTTCGACGTACCGGCGGCGAGCACGTTCGCCTTCACCCCGCCGAAGGGCGTCAAGGTGACCGAGGAGAAGCTCCCGGCCGCCCGCCACACCGAGCCGAAGGGCCTCCCGAAGCCCAACGGCACCAAGCCGGACACCGGTAAGTCCGATGCCGACAAGCCGACCGTGGTTGGTAAGGGCTGGGAGAGCGTCGTCGTACTGCGAGGCGCCAAGCTTCCCGCGGATGCCGGCCCGCTCGGCCAACTGCTGGCAAAGGCTCGCACGGTCCAGGGCACCTGGGGCTCCGGCAAGATCCTGACCACCAAGATGGTCAGCGCCCTGATCACAGACGACGGCCGCGTCTTCATCGGCCTCGTCTCACCCGACACCCTCCAGGCCGCCGCGGCCAAAGCTCCCCGCTGA
- a CDS encoding ABC transporter ATP-binding protein, translated as MAVDAVDLEVPAGSIFGFLGPNGSGKTTTIRMLLGLIAPTSGSVELLGEPMPKGQLSVLPRVGALVEGPAFYPFWTGQANLLRFDAADRTADPRTRKARAGHALERVGLSNAAGKKVRNYSLGMRQRLAIAVALMQPRDLLVLDEPTNGLDPQGTREVRSLIRELANDGTTIFTSTHLLTEVEQLCTHAAVMSRGRLLRQSTMTELRSELRPRLVVRTPDLQQAEQTLTGLGVTDVKVAEEFVDGDPGELPIDKLAAALVAADVRIHGFGLERPSLEDAFVALTGEGFDVAE; from the coding sequence GTGGCGGTGGATGCGGTTGATCTGGAGGTTCCGGCCGGAAGTATCTTCGGGTTTCTCGGGCCGAACGGGTCGGGGAAGACGACCACGATCCGGATGCTGCTCGGGTTGATCGCGCCTACCTCGGGTTCGGTCGAGCTGCTCGGCGAGCCGATGCCGAAGGGGCAACTGTCTGTGCTGCCGCGGGTCGGTGCGCTGGTCGAAGGACCGGCCTTCTATCCGTTCTGGACCGGGCAGGCGAACCTGCTGCGCTTCGATGCGGCCGACCGGACAGCCGACCCCCGGACCCGCAAGGCCCGGGCGGGGCACGCGCTTGAACGGGTCGGCCTGTCCAACGCAGCCGGTAAGAAGGTCCGCAACTACTCGCTCGGCATGCGGCAGAGGCTCGCGATCGCCGTCGCGCTGATGCAGCCGCGCGACCTGCTGGTGCTCGACGAGCCGACCAACGGTCTCGACCCGCAGGGCACCCGCGAGGTGCGTTCGCTGATTCGCGAACTGGCGAACGACGGCACCACCATCTTCACCTCCACCCACTTGCTGACCGAGGTCGAGCAGCTCTGCACCCACGCGGCGGTGATGAGCCGCGGCCGCCTGCTCCGGCAGTCCACGATGACCGAACTGCGCTCCGAGCTTCGGCCGCGCCTGGTCGTGCGGACACCGGATCTCCAGCAGGCCGAACAGACCCTGACCGGTCTGGGCGTCACCGACGTCAAGGTCGCCGAAGAGTTCGTGGACGGAGACCCAGGCGAACTCCCGATCGACAAGCTCGCAGCCGCCCTGGTCGCCGCCGACGTCCGGATCCACGGCTTCGGCCTCGAACGCCCAAGCCTCGAAGACGCCTTCGTCGCCCTGACCGGAGAAGGTTTCGATGTCGCCGAATAA
- a CDS encoding ABC transporter permease, whose translation MAATEVVERAPVGRPSAGRHTVALFASELHLVFGRARTWVLLAVLAAVPILIGVAIKVSGSDGDAEGFLGQVAGNGFFLVVASLALSLPFFLPTAVTVISGESLAGEASLGTLRNLITAPAGRSRLLAAKMVALVTFCLAATMTIWVSGLIVGVILFPVGDVVLLSGTTVSLADGLLRALGIALLIALSLLGLAGIGLFVSSLTSTPLAAMAATFCTFIVFGILGAIPQIHVIHPWLLLYGWTSFADLLRDPPYWHEIGRNLLMQGAYLAVFYAAAWARLTSRDVNG comes from the coding sequence ATGGCCGCGACCGAGGTTGTGGAACGAGCGCCCGTGGGGCGGCCGAGTGCGGGGCGGCACACTGTGGCGCTGTTCGCCTCGGAGCTGCATCTGGTTTTCGGGCGGGCCCGGACCTGGGTGCTGCTCGCCGTACTGGCGGCCGTTCCGATCCTGATCGGCGTGGCAATCAAGGTGTCCGGCTCGGATGGGGACGCCGAAGGGTTCCTCGGGCAGGTCGCCGGGAACGGGTTCTTCCTGGTGGTCGCGAGTCTGGCCCTGTCGTTGCCGTTCTTCCTGCCGACCGCGGTCACGGTCATCTCAGGGGAGTCGCTGGCCGGCGAAGCCAGCCTCGGCACGCTCCGCAACCTGATCACCGCGCCGGCCGGGCGATCACGCTTGCTCGCGGCCAAGATGGTCGCACTGGTCACGTTCTGCCTGGCCGCGACGATGACGATCTGGGTGTCCGGACTGATCGTCGGAGTCATACTCTTTCCGGTCGGCGACGTCGTCCTGCTTTCCGGTACGACGGTCTCGCTCGCCGACGGACTGCTTCGGGCCCTCGGCATCGCGCTGCTGATCGCGCTGTCCCTGCTCGGTCTCGCCGGGATCGGGCTGTTCGTGTCATCGTTGACGTCGACGCCACTGGCCGCGATGGCCGCCACGTTCTGCACGTTCATCGTGTTCGGCATCCTCGGCGCGATCCCGCAGATCCACGTGATCCACCCGTGGTTGCTGCTGTATGGCTGGACGTCGTTCGCCGACCTGCTCCGCGATCCGCCGTACTGGCACGAGATCGGCCGCAACCTGCTCATGCAAGGCGCCTACCTGGCCGTCTTCTACGCAGCGGCCTGGGCGCGCCTCACCAGCCGGGACGTCAACGGCTAA
- a CDS encoding putative RNA methyltransferase, protein MRPDLVSLLRCPVCADGLALAARTAGCARGHAFDLAKQGYLNLLPSASTGIEGDTAAMIEARGTFLAGGHYAPIRDALIAHTPPTATHFAEVGAGTAYYLAGVIEAGAGEAGKTVEPGEAAEAAEVGKRERVGVALDVSRYAARRAAKVDGRIGSVVCDAWKELPLRDGVVDVVLDVFAPRNAPEMRRILAPGGKLLVVTPNQAHLAELIAVLGMVRVDEDKDRRLRESLAGEFVQTEATAVEVGMRLDHRSVEQLVAMTPSARHVQPAELAERIAVLADPVEVTLSVTVSVWQAS, encoded by the coding sequence GTGCGCCCGGACCTCGTCTCCCTGTTGCGTTGCCCGGTCTGCGCCGACGGCCTGGCCCTGGCAGCCCGTACGGCGGGTTGCGCGCGAGGTCATGCCTTCGACCTGGCCAAGCAGGGCTATCTCAACTTGTTGCCCTCCGCATCGACCGGCATCGAGGGCGACACGGCCGCCATGATCGAGGCCCGCGGCACCTTCCTCGCCGGCGGCCACTATGCGCCGATCCGCGACGCCCTGATCGCCCACACCCCACCCACAGCCACCCACTTCGCCGAAGTAGGAGCCGGTACGGCGTACTACCTCGCCGGCGTCATTGAGGCAGGTGCGGGGGAGGCCGGGAAGACGGTGGAGCCCGGGGAGGCGGCGGAGGCGGCGGAGGTTGGCAAGCGGGAGCGGGTGGGGGTTGCGTTGGATGTTTCGCGGTATGCGGCGCGGCGGGCGGCCAAGGTGGACGGGCGGATCGGGTCGGTGGTGTGTGACGCCTGGAAGGAGTTGCCGCTCCGGGACGGGGTCGTTGACGTAGTACTCGATGTCTTCGCGCCACGGAACGCGCCCGAGATGCGTCGCATACTCGCGCCCGGCGGGAAGCTGCTCGTGGTGACGCCCAACCAGGCACACCTCGCCGAGCTGATCGCGGTACTCGGGATGGTTCGCGTGGATGAGGACAAGGACCGCCGGCTGCGGGAATCGCTGGCGGGGGAGTTCGTCCAGACCGAGGCGACGGCCGTCGAGGTCGGGATGCGGCTGGATCACCGGTCGGTGGAGCAGTTGGTGGCGATGACGCCGAGTGCGCGGCACGTGCAGCCGGCTGAGCTCGCGGAGCGGATCGCCGTACTGGCTGATCCGGTGGAGGTAACGCTGTCGGTCACTGTGTCGGTCTGGCAGGCGAGCTGA
- a CDS encoding FMN-dependent NADH-azoreductase, whose product MTTLLRVDASIRVDGSVSRALADSAEAAWRSEHPDGVVVRRDLGRHPIPGDVWPAAIGAAFGFAPDESATHADAASATALAAELSQEIRDADAVLLAIPLYNYGISQHVKTWMDLLMVDRELLAGEVLRGKPVILTLARGGGYSVGAPKEGWDHATPYLERIFGEVFNMNIRKAVAELTLAPVTPGMESLIDASKVSEEEAHLEAEKHAAVVAREVTGAAA is encoded by the coding sequence ATGACCACCCTTCTTCGCGTCGACGCCAGCATCCGGGTCGACGGATCCGTCAGCCGGGCACTCGCCGACAGCGCCGAGGCGGCCTGGAGGTCGGAACACCCGGACGGCGTCGTCGTCCGGCGTGACCTCGGCCGGCACCCGATCCCGGGCGACGTCTGGCCCGCCGCCATCGGCGCGGCCTTCGGTTTCGCCCCCGACGAGAGCGCGACCCACGCGGACGCGGCCAGTGCGACCGCACTCGCCGCCGAACTCAGCCAGGAGATCCGGGACGCCGACGCCGTCCTGCTTGCGATCCCGCTGTACAACTACGGCATCTCCCAACACGTGAAGACCTGGATGGATCTGCTGATGGTCGACCGCGAACTGCTGGCCGGCGAGGTACTTCGGGGCAAGCCGGTCATCCTCACCTTGGCTCGCGGCGGTGGTTACAGCGTCGGCGCACCCAAGGAAGGCTGGGACCACGCGACGCCGTACTTGGAGCGCATCTTCGGCGAGGTGTTCAACATGAACATCCGCAAGGCGGTCGCCGAGCTGACGCTGGCCCCGGTCACCCCGGGGATGGAGTCATTGATCGACGCGTCCAAGGTTTCTGAGGAGGAGGCCCACCTCGAGGCCGAGAAGCACGCCGCAGTAGTCGCCCGCGAGGTCACTGGCGCCGCTGCCTGA
- a CDS encoding MarR family winged helix-turn-helix transcriptional regulator has protein sequence MTSSSPESDLRTRQARGTSVEADLGWALGVVFRRYAKRSGEALADVPGGPRGYQVLATAVGSGPKRQLDLAAQLGVDRTVMTYLLDDLEKAGVVERQPDPTDRRARLIVATEQGKETLCDLESRLGEAEEEVLGSLEDGERMIFRTLLQRVAVKADAIDPLHNACTLAEADDPTQT, from the coding sequence GTGACCAGTTCTTCGCCGGAGTCGGATCTCCGGACCCGCCAGGCGCGCGGGACGTCGGTCGAGGCTGACCTCGGCTGGGCGCTCGGCGTCGTCTTCCGGCGGTATGCGAAGCGGTCCGGTGAGGCGCTGGCGGATGTCCCTGGCGGCCCGCGCGGCTACCAGGTGCTCGCGACCGCTGTCGGTTCAGGGCCGAAGCGTCAGCTTGATCTGGCCGCGCAACTCGGGGTCGACCGGACGGTGATGACGTATCTGCTGGACGATCTGGAGAAGGCCGGCGTGGTCGAACGGCAGCCCGACCCGACGGATCGGCGGGCCCGGCTGATCGTGGCGACCGAGCAGGGCAAGGAGACGCTCTGCGATCTCGAGAGTCGCCTGGGCGAGGCCGAGGAAGAGGTCCTCGGCAGCCTGGAGGACGGCGAGCGGATGATCTTTCGGACACTGCTCCAGCGCGTCGCGGTGAAGGCGGATGCCATCGACCCTTTGCACAACGCCTGCACCCTCGCCGAAGCGGACGACCCCACCCAGACCTAG